The Alkalispirochaeta americana genome contains a region encoding:
- the ndk gene encoding nucleoside-diphosphate kinase produces the protein MAYEKTYVMLKPGVLQRRLTGIILQRLEEKGLTLAALKLMVIPREIAERHYAEHSQRPFFPDLISYTTSGPVVAMVVCGENAIARVRALAGPTRIEEAPPGTIRGDFAAVTRKNVIHTSDCSESARREIELFFSPGEILEYEDPNADWTY, from the coding sequence ATGGCATACGAGAAGACCTACGTAATGTTGAAGCCCGGAGTTTTGCAACGCCGTCTGACAGGAATCATTCTTCAGCGACTGGAGGAAAAGGGGCTCACCCTGGCCGCCCTGAAACTGATGGTCATCCCCCGGGAGATCGCCGAAAGGCATTACGCAGAGCACTCACAGCGGCCCTTTTTCCCGGACCTGATATCCTACACTACCTCTGGCCCCGTGGTGGCCATGGTGGTCTGCGGTGAAAATGCCATTGCCCGGGTCCGTGCCCTGGCTGGTCCAACCCGGATAGAGGAGGCCCCTCCAGGAACAATCCGGGGCGACTTTGCCGCCGTGACACGAAAAAACGTGATCCACACCTCGGATTGCTCCGAGAGCGCACGCCGGGAAATCGAGCTGTTTTTTTCCCCCGGGGAAATCCTGGAATACGAAGATCCCAATGCCGACTGGACCTACTGA
- a CDS encoding nicotinate phosphoribosyltransferase, whose translation MMDVMIIKSALLTDLYELTMMQGYHHEGMHRRAVFDMFFRRQPFGGGFSVFAGLADLLEALETIRFLPEELEYLAGLGLFRPEFLDYLASFRFSGDIWAVPEGTLVFPQEPLVRVHATMLEAQLIESLLLNVLNYQTLVATKTARIYLASRGGSIAEFGLRRAQGPDGAMSASRAAYIGGASATSNTLAGMRFAIPVTGTMAHSWVMAFENEEEAFRRYARLYPEQTVLLIDTYDTLGSGIRSAITVGKELQDQGHPVAVRLDSGDIQYLSKAVRKKLDQAGLGDARIAVSNELNEEIIAQLVAAGSPVDMWGVGTQLVTGGSDSALTGVYKMAAKEGPRGTFVPTMKMSDNPEKSTNPGIKQIYRFYGPDDYPLADLIAEEGEDILPGRGYTFYHPAGDYRKTRLDRYERIEPLLTLHMRQGERLGSSPELAGIRQRTMTNLDCLDETYKRIINPHIYKVSLSEQLRRQKDQFFRDL comes from the coding sequence ATGATGGATGTCATGATTATCAAGTCTGCCTTGCTAACCGATCTCTACGAGCTAACCATGATGCAGGGGTATCACCACGAAGGAATGCACCGGCGGGCTGTCTTCGACATGTTTTTCCGACGACAGCCCTTTGGCGGAGGGTTTTCCGTCTTCGCCGGCTTGGCAGATCTTCTGGAGGCTCTGGAAACGATCCGCTTTTTACCGGAGGAACTGGAGTATCTCGCCGGGCTCGGACTGTTTCGCCCGGAGTTCCTCGATTATCTTGCTTCCTTCCGGTTTTCCGGTGATATCTGGGCTGTCCCCGAGGGAACGCTGGTCTTTCCCCAGGAGCCGCTGGTGCGGGTTCACGCCACCATGCTCGAGGCGCAACTTATAGAGAGCCTCCTTCTGAACGTTCTGAATTATCAGACCCTGGTGGCAACCAAGACCGCCCGGATATATCTGGCTTCCCGGGGAGGTTCGATCGCCGAGTTCGGACTCAGGCGTGCTCAGGGTCCCGACGGGGCGATGAGCGCTTCCCGGGCCGCCTATATTGGCGGAGCCTCGGCGACCAGCAACACCCTGGCGGGAATGCGTTTCGCCATTCCCGTCACCGGCACCATGGCCCACAGCTGGGTTATGGCCTTCGAAAACGAGGAAGAAGCCTTTCGGCGCTACGCTCGCCTGTATCCCGAGCAGACGGTTCTTCTTATCGACACCTACGACACCCTGGGCAGCGGAATCCGGAGCGCGATCACCGTGGGCAAGGAGCTCCAGGACCAGGGCCACCCCGTGGCGGTCCGTCTGGACAGCGGTGACATTCAGTATCTGAGCAAGGCCGTCAGGAAGAAGCTCGACCAGGCGGGGCTCGGCGACGCCCGAATTGCCGTTTCCAACGAGCTGAATGAGGAGATCATCGCCCAGCTGGTAGCCGCAGGAAGCCCCGTTGATATGTGGGGGGTGGGAACCCAGCTGGTTACGGGGGGGAGTGACTCGGCCCTCACGGGGGTGTACAAGATGGCAGCAAAGGAAGGGCCCCGGGGCACCTTTGTCCCCACAATGAAGATGAGTGACAACCCCGAGAAAAGTACCAACCCGGGAATCAAGCAGATCTATCGCTTCTACGGCCCCGACGACTACCCCCTGGCAGACCTGATCGCCGAAGAGGGAGAAGATATCCTGCCGGGCCGGGGGTATACCTTCTATCACCCCGCCGGGGACTACCGAAAGACCCGTCTGGATCGCTACGAGCGGATCGAGCCCCTTCTGACATTGCACATGCGCCAGGGGGAACGGCTCGGTTCCTCTCCGGAACTGGCCGGAATACGCCAGCGGACCATGACGAACCTGGATTGTCTCGATGAGACCTACAAACGGATCATCAACCCCCACATCTACAAGGTCTCTCTCTCGGAACAGCTGCGACGGCAAAAGGACCAGTTCTTCCGGGACCTGTGA
- a CDS encoding ferredoxin: protein MTTKVDPDLCISCAICTNMVPDVFIMNDDGLAEAKPGDVPADLEDQVQEAMEECPADAIVIE from the coding sequence ATGACCACGAAAGTTGATCCCGATCTGTGTATTAGCTGTGCAATCTGCACCAACATGGTTCCCGATGTGTTCATCATGAACGACGATGGCCTGGCCGAGGCGAAACCCGGTGATGTTCCTGCTGACCTGGAAGATCAGGTCCAGGAAGCGATGGAGGAATGCCCCGCCGACGCCATCGTCATCGAGTAA
- a CDS encoding DUF4914 family protein: MKTSPLDRLVLSEHLREMLCCVDLVFPESRDHLLELAYLETDKDLVEVAYDVPGKGRVVEATVGRCKNGAAVNYVEPYMRRRDPDAMVIADDRPTDKPHWNNRFKQPFEEVRQETFRWFREDVGRLIVLPFLSGDKKRGYPTLLIAPENAGFFVAGLADLQGFFTADEIPENFEPRAVIYLAPPFRHTHFDGKQVVVHNRLPGMHELFAYNLYPGPSAKKGVYGILLSIGEEEDWVTLHSSAVRVVTPYDNEFVIMHEGASGGGKSEMTQQLHREPDGRIRLAHNTITGDDIYFELLDPCELEPVTDDMALAHPSIQTSTTGRLMIEDAEAGWFLRVDHLNEYGKEPAIEKLCINPPEPLIFLNLEGKPGSTILPWEHIQDEPGKPCPNPRVIMPRHFIDKVVDDPVAVDVRSFGVRTPPSTKKNPNYGIIGMMHILPPALAWLWRLVAPRGHANPSIVTTEGLTSEGVGSYWPFATGKKVTQANLLLKVTQETPGTPYVLIPNQYIGAYKVGFQPEWILREYMARRGSVKFRPEQLIESRCPLLGYSMERLKVAGQLMPAGLLHVHEQPEVGIKGYDAGQKILADFFKKEVSQFLTDDLDPLGRKIIDVCMNDGTLQDYIKVFNS, encoded by the coding sequence ATGAAAACGTCACCACTGGATCGCTTGGTTTTAAGCGAGCACCTCCGAGAGATGCTCTGCTGTGTTGACCTGGTTTTTCCGGAAAGCCGAGACCACCTGTTGGAGCTCGCTTATCTGGAAACTGATAAAGACCTCGTAGAGGTCGCCTACGATGTTCCCGGCAAAGGGCGTGTCGTGGAGGCCACGGTTGGCCGTTGCAAAAACGGAGCCGCCGTAAACTACGTGGAGCCCTATATGCGCCGGCGGGATCCCGACGCGATGGTCATCGCCGATGATCGTCCCACGGACAAGCCCCACTGGAACAACCGCTTCAAGCAGCCCTTCGAGGAAGTCCGGCAGGAGACCTTCCGCTGGTTCCGTGAGGATGTGGGGCGCCTGATCGTGTTGCCCTTCCTCTCGGGAGACAAGAAGCGGGGGTACCCCACGCTCCTGATCGCTCCGGAGAACGCGGGATTCTTCGTGGCCGGTCTGGCCGACCTGCAGGGATTTTTCACTGCCGATGAGATCCCTGAAAACTTCGAGCCCCGGGCAGTGATTTATCTGGCACCTCCTTTCCGGCACACCCACTTCGACGGAAAGCAGGTGGTGGTTCATAACCGTCTGCCGGGAATGCACGAGCTTTTTGCCTACAATCTCTATCCCGGTCCCAGCGCAAAGAAGGGTGTCTACGGAATCCTTCTGAGCATTGGCGAGGAAGAGGATTGGGTAACCCTCCACAGCTCGGCCGTTCGGGTGGTCACCCCCTACGACAATGAGTTCGTGATCATGCACGAAGGTGCCAGCGGCGGTGGAAAGAGCGAGATGACCCAGCAGCTTCACCGGGAACCGGATGGCCGGATTCGTCTCGCCCACAACACCATAACCGGCGATGATATCTACTTCGAGCTCCTTGATCCGTGTGAGCTGGAGCCTGTCACTGATGATATGGCCCTGGCCCATCCCTCGATCCAGACCAGCACCACGGGACGCCTCATGATTGAGGATGCCGAGGCAGGGTGGTTTCTCCGGGTGGATCACCTCAATGAGTACGGCAAAGAGCCGGCCATTGAGAAGCTCTGTATTAATCCGCCGGAGCCCCTGATCTTCCTGAACCTCGAGGGAAAGCCCGGTTCCACCATTCTGCCTTGGGAGCATATCCAGGACGAACCCGGAAAGCCCTGTCCCAACCCGCGGGTGATCATGCCCCGTCACTTTATCGACAAAGTGGTGGACGATCCGGTTGCCGTGGACGTGAGGAGTTTCGGTGTTCGGACGCCTCCCTCAACCAAGAAGAACCCCAACTACGGTATCATCGGCATGATGCATATCCTGCCGCCGGCCCTGGCATGGCTCTGGCGCCTGGTGGCTCCCCGGGGACACGCCAACCCCAGTATCGTTACCACCGAGGGGCTCACCAGCGAAGGTGTAGGATCCTACTGGCCCTTTGCCACGGGGAAAAAGGTGACCCAGGCAAATCTCCTGCTCAAAGTGACGCAGGAAACGCCCGGTACCCCCTATGTGCTTATCCCGAACCAGTATATCGGTGCCTACAAGGTGGGCTTCCAGCCCGAGTGGATTTTGCGGGAGTACATGGCTCGCCGGGGATCGGTGAAGTTCCGGCCCGAGCAGCTTATCGAGTCCCGCTGTCCTCTTCTGGGATACAGCATGGAACGGCTCAAGGTTGCCGGACAGCTCATGCCTGCAGGATTGCTCCACGTTCACGAGCAGCCCGAGGTGGGAATCAAGGGATACGACGCCGGTCAGAAGATCCTTGCGGATTTCTTCAAGAAAGAAGTCTCGCAGTTCCTCACGGACGATCTTGATCCCCTGGGACGAAAGATCATCGATGTCTGTATGAATGACGGGACTCTGCAGGACTATATCAAGGTTTTCAATTCCTAA
- a CDS encoding M3 family oligoendopeptidase, protein MPTGPTDSTPGQDRWQLHSIYPGLASEAFLGDLAELDRKLAELREILERHEYRALQSDATSRNLFCQELPGILTGINALRDLYEQLEHYCYAVYSTATTGEEALRTLNAVTKRSVPLAEITVRFRQGLSQVSSRDLTSAARESPLIEGALLFLQEERDLATHQMSLTEESLAAELARPGADAWSRLQETIASSLRVPWEGEQELTMVEIRNLASDADRGLRRRAWKAECDAWRSMELPLSYALNGVKGASSALDQRRGWQDTLERSLHQNRLSRKSLESLVTAMRAALPLFRRYLRAKAAFLGIERLSFYDLAAPVGTPPQRISLPGALDQISQIFASFDPALGDFVLELRDKHWIDAETRSGKVGGAYCMDFPLARESRILINFDGSWDSLSTLAHELGHAWHSHVLKDLPSSERRYPMILAETASLFCEHLVFEASRSQGTPGQQLFILDQFLQSATQIIVDILSRFEFESALIARRAEGELSPGTLNELMLTAQRRTYGEALNSRELHPYMWAVKSHYYRADLAFYNYPYAFGQLFALALFRQNHQHPRSFPDRYRDLLGETGRCSAAAIASRVGADLETVSFWEGPLQEIQGLVCIFEDLLPGAPSLQSPGV, encoded by the coding sequence ATGCCGACTGGACCTACTGACTCCACCCCGGGGCAGGACCGGTGGCAGCTCCACTCGATCTATCCCGGCCTTGCTTCGGAGGCTTTTCTGGGAGATCTGGCAGAGCTGGACCGGAAACTTGCCGAACTCCGGGAGATCCTGGAACGCCACGAGTACCGGGCCCTGCAGAGCGATGCTACTTCCCGAAATCTCTTTTGCCAGGAGCTTCCGGGAATCCTGACCGGGATCAACGCACTGCGTGATCTCTACGAGCAGCTCGAACATTACTGCTACGCCGTGTACAGCACCGCCACCACCGGCGAAGAGGCCCTGAGAACCCTGAACGCCGTAACAAAGCGAAGCGTTCCCCTGGCAGAAATCACCGTGCGCTTCCGACAGGGGCTCTCGCAGGTGTCATCCCGGGATCTCACCTCGGCAGCCCGGGAATCCCCCCTGATCGAGGGGGCCCTGCTTTTCCTTCAGGAAGAACGCGACCTGGCGACGCATCAGATGTCTCTGACCGAGGAATCGCTGGCGGCAGAACTGGCTCGCCCCGGGGCCGACGCCTGGAGCCGCCTCCAGGAGACAATCGCCAGCTCTCTTCGTGTACCCTGGGAGGGGGAGCAGGAGTTGACCATGGTGGAGATTCGCAACCTTGCCTCGGACGCCGACAGAGGCCTGCGCCGCCGGGCCTGGAAAGCAGAATGTGACGCCTGGAGGTCGATGGAGCTGCCTCTGTCGTACGCTTTGAATGGCGTCAAGGGGGCCTCCTCCGCGCTGGACCAGCGCCGGGGCTGGCAGGATACGCTGGAGCGCTCGCTCCATCAAAACCGCCTCTCCAGAAAATCCCTGGAATCGCTCGTTACCGCCATGAGGGCCGCTCTCCCCCTTTTCCGGCGCTACCTGCGGGCAAAGGCCGCCTTTCTCGGGATAGAGCGCCTCTCATTTTACGATCTGGCGGCCCCCGTGGGCACACCTCCCCAGAGGATATCTCTCCCGGGTGCTCTGGATCAGATCAGCCAGATCTTTGCCTCCTTCGATCCGGCCCTGGGCGATTTTGTTCTGGAACTCCGGGATAAACACTGGATCGATGCAGAAACCCGGTCGGGGAAGGTGGGAGGGGCCTACTGCATGGACTTCCCTCTGGCCCGGGAGAGCCGCATCCTGATAAACTTTGACGGTTCCTGGGACAGCCTGAGCACCCTGGCCCATGAGCTGGGTCATGCCTGGCATTCGCACGTGCTGAAGGATCTTCCCTCGTCCGAACGGCGATATCCCATGATCCTGGCAGAAACGGCCAGTCTCTTTTGCGAACACCTGGTCTTTGAGGCGTCCCGATCACAGGGAACGCCCGGGCAGCAACTTTTCATTCTGGACCAGTTTCTGCAGAGCGCAACCCAGATCATCGTGGATATTCTCTCCCGTTTTGAGTTCGAATCTGCCCTGATCGCCCGGAGGGCCGAGGGAGAACTCTCGCCGGGAACACTAAACGAACTGATGCTCACCGCCCAAAGGCGAACCTACGGCGAGGCTCTGAACAGCCGGGAACTCCATCCCTATATGTGGGCTGTGAAGAGCCATTACTACCGGGCCGACCTTGCCTTCTACAACTATCCCTACGCCTTTGGTCAGCTCTTTGCCCTGGCTCTCTTCCGGCAAAACCACCAGCACCCCCGCTCCTTCCCCGATCGGTACCGGGATCTTCTCGGAGAAACGGGGCGTTGCAGCGCTGCTGCCATTGCCTCCAGGGTGGGGGCCGATCTGGAGACCGTCAGCTTTTGGGAAGGCCCCCTTCAGGAGATTCAAGGCCTTGTCTGCATCTTCGAAGATCTGCTTCCCGGAGCCCCCTCTTTACAAAGCCCCGGGGTTTGA